A genomic window from Vitis riparia cultivar Riparia Gloire de Montpellier isolate 1030 chromosome 18, EGFV_Vit.rip_1.0, whole genome shotgun sequence includes:
- the LOC117905432 gene encoding peroxidase 43-like has product MVEKGLKKIGDMQFLDTLHVKADTYLGVHQPSFSTLFRFSQGELRVGFYSRTCPQAESIVSSVVREATLSNPRTPALLLRMQFHDCMVEGCDGSILIDNGNAGERMATGNQGLGGFDVIDKAKAMLERVCKGVVSCSDIVALAARDAVFLRNGPFYQVPTGRRDGRVSDISHAANIPEAGDSIQLLKSKFRQKGLSDRDLVLLSAAHTIGTTACFFIETRLYNFTRGGGSDPAIDPDFLPKLKAKCPFRGDINVRLPLDPVTEETFDVQILRNIRDGLAVIESDARLYDDRATKRVVDSYIGQRGSSAFGQDFAEAMVKMGNIGVKTGSQGEIRRICTAVNGVPL; this is encoded by the exons atggtGGAGAAAGGATTGAAGAAAATTGGAGACATGCAGTTTTTGGACACATTGCACGTAAAAGCTGATACATATTTAGGGGTTCATCAGCCTTCATTTTCTACACTATTTC GGTTTTCACAAGGCGAGCTCAGAGTGGGATTCTACTCTCGAACATGTCCCCAAGCCGAATCCATTGTCAGCTCTGTTGTTAGAGAAGCTACCCTCTCTAACCCCAGGACCCCTGCACTATTGCTTAGGATGCAGTTCCATGACTGCATGGTTGAG GGCTGTGACGGATCGATTCTGATTGATAATGGGAACGCAGGCGAGAGAATGGCAACTGGTAACCAAGGTCTTGGTGGTTTTGATGTGATAGATAAAGCCAAGGCAATGCTCGAAAGGGTTTGCAAAGGAGTGGTTTCTTGCTCAGACATAGTGGCTTTGGCTGCCAGAGATGCTGTGTTCTTG AGAAATGGGCCATTTTATCAGGTGCCAACCGGCCGGAGAGATGGCCGGGTCTCAGATATATCCCATGCTGCCAACATCCCAGAAGCCGGTGATTCCATCCAACTTCTCAAATCAAAGTTCAGGCAAAAGGGTCTTTCAGATAGAGACCTTGTTCTTCTCAGTG CTGCGCACACCATTGGGACAACTGCATGCTTCTTCATAGAGACGAGACTCTACAACTTCACCCGAGGCGGTGGCTCGGATCCTGCAATCGACCCTGACTTCCTCCCAAAACTAAAGGCCAAGTGCCCGTTTCGGGGAGATATCAATGTCCGACTACCACTTGATCCGGTGACTGAAGAAACGTTTGATGTTCAGATATTGAGGAATATCAGGGATGGATTAGCAGTGATAGAGAGTGATGCTAGGCTTTACGATGACAGAGCAACCAAGCGGGTGGTGGACTCCTACATTGGGCAGCGCGGGAGTTCTGCATTTGGGCAGGACTTTGCAGAGGCAATGGTGAAGATGGGTAACATTGGAGTGAAGACGGGTTCACAAGGAGAGATCCGACGTATTTGCACAGCTGTTAATGGAGTCCCTTTGTAG